Proteins encoded in a region of the Nocardia asteroides genome:
- a CDS encoding DUF6301 family protein — MTEWRALTDSEIVDLAVGLRALDASQPMDAIPRLAGSFGWKVLTVHPDRAMLDAGFGMASGKIHGRSGSIADIKLRVTDFAPNDAEGQARSRDAFVAMVAALTGALGEPTARIPGPTAEVRWAGPEATLVLEDLGRSVQLSLVANYWLKLHDQAVELEGQEQS; from the coding sequence ATGACCGAATGGCGCGCGTTGACAGACAGTGAAATCGTCGACCTGGCCGTCGGCCTGCGGGCGCTGGACGCCTCCCAGCCGATGGACGCGATACCGCGCCTGGCGGGGTCTTTCGGCTGGAAAGTGCTGACCGTCCATCCGGACCGGGCGATGCTGGACGCCGGATTCGGGATGGCCAGCGGCAAGATTCATGGGCGTTCGGGCTCGATCGCCGACATCAAGTTGCGCGTCACCGATTTCGCCCCGAACGACGCGGAGGGGCAGGCCCGTTCGAGGGACGCATTCGTGGCGATGGTCGCGGCCTTGACCGGCGCTCTCGGTGAACCGACCGCTCGGATCCCCGGCCCCACCGCCGAGGTCCGGTGGGCGGGTCCGGAAGCGACTTTGGTGCTGGAGGATCTGGGACGATCGGTCCAGCTGTCCCTGGTGGCCAACTATTGGCTGAAGCTGCACGATCAGGCAGTCGAGTTGGAGGGGCAGGAACAGAGTTGA
- a CDS encoding PE family protein yields MSDGRGEVYDSVRFDSVTAGKASSGLDALADRLTSDLRSAEEALTIVPAGADEVSGRAAQTANDVASSYLASAQAGVHEMRKLAAALRLHSNQFDGMESANTADFDSTGDRPA; encoded by the coding sequence ATGAGTGACGGGAGGGGTGAGGTGTACGACAGCGTGCGATTCGACTCGGTCACCGCGGGCAAGGCGTCATCCGGACTGGACGCGCTGGCCGATCGGTTGACCTCGGACCTGCGCTCCGCCGAGGAAGCGCTGACCATCGTCCCCGCGGGCGCCGACGAGGTTTCCGGCCGGGCCGCGCAGACCGCGAACGACGTGGCGTCGTCGTATCTGGCGAGCGCGCAGGCCGGCGTGCACGAGATGCGCAAGCTGGCGGCCGCGTTGCGGCTGCACTCCAACCAGTTCGACGGCATGGAATCGGCCAACACGGCGGACTTCGACAGCACGGGCGACAGGCCCGCCTGA
- a CDS encoding ESX secretion-associated protein EspG: MTHTWRFTDLEFVVLWEDFGEPGPPRPFSFTSRTPLLDDYRNEKAEVRAALRASSTPAMREMLADLYRPDIRVRVLGFDGRDYTNVANNVRLMAARRADRGYLVTQLPGETVGHSGGFTVTECAAVELADVVVRALPEADPGKRADIVLADENEGLDLDYDYGSSSVRDSFEASVHDRSAEFRSAPAERFGFIDVLQAHSIFGPRGMTRHRLKWRDLVDDGRYVIDDGHPPVAMAADKRRVVSVINARIAEVVRAIKDERG; this comes from the coding sequence ATGACGCACACATGGCGGTTCACCGACCTGGAGTTCGTCGTGCTCTGGGAGGATTTCGGCGAGCCCGGCCCGCCCAGGCCGTTTTCCTTCACCAGCCGCACACCCTTGTTGGACGACTACCGCAACGAAAAAGCGGAGGTGCGTGCCGCTCTGCGCGCCTCCTCGACTCCGGCGATGCGGGAGATGCTGGCGGACCTGTATCGCCCGGACATTCGCGTCCGGGTACTGGGTTTCGACGGAAGGGATTACACCAACGTGGCGAACAACGTGCGGCTGATGGCGGCACGTCGTGCCGATCGCGGGTATCTGGTCACCCAGTTGCCGGGTGAAACCGTCGGCCACAGCGGCGGATTCACTGTCACCGAGTGCGCGGCGGTGGAGTTGGCCGACGTGGTCGTGCGTGCGCTGCCGGAAGCCGACCCGGGCAAGCGGGCCGATATCGTGCTCGCCGACGAGAACGAGGGCTTGGATCTGGATTACGACTACGGCTCCTCGTCGGTGCGGGATTCGTTCGAGGCGTCCGTGCACGATCGCTCGGCCGAGTTCCGGTCGGCTCCGGCCGAGCGTTTCGGATTCATCGACGTCCTCCAAGCGCACTCGATCTTCGGCCCGCGCGGCATGACCCGGCATCGCCTGAAATGGCGGGATCTCGTGGACGACGGCCGTTATGTGATCGATGACGGGCATCCTCCGGTCGCGATGGCGGCCGATAAACGCCGTGTTGTCTCGGTGATCAACGCGCGCATTGCCGAAGTCGTCCGCGCGATCAAAGACGAACGAGGATAG
- a CDS encoding YbaB/EbfC family nucleoid-associated protein: MVETMDELIARVRNQLYRLTDLNDAMKGIRVSETSPDGAVTAEVDGNAALVGLSFSAAISKLSPDEFEKTVVDTARAAAHRAFSERGELITTFNEEATG, from the coding sequence ATGGTCGAAACAATGGACGAGCTCATCGCTCGGGTGCGCAATCAGCTCTACCGGCTCACCGATCTCAACGATGCCATGAAGGGTATCCGGGTGAGTGAGACATCGCCCGACGGCGCGGTGACCGCGGAAGTGGACGGTAACGCCGCGTTGGTGGGACTGAGCTTTTCCGCCGCGATATCAAAACTTTCGCCGGACGAGTTCGAGAAAACGGTTGTGGACACCGCGCGGGCGGCCGCGCACAGGGCTTTCTCGGAGCGTGGTGAACTCATCACCACATTCAATGAGGAGGCCACCGGGTAG